The following are from one region of the Tachysurus fulvidraco isolate hzauxx_2018 chromosome 24, HZAU_PFXX_2.0, whole genome shotgun sequence genome:
- the LOC113652878 gene encoding class I histocompatibility antigen, F10 alpha chain-like encodes MVHCSLISVLLWNSFSLHLSYGVAHTLQYIHTAVTPGINLPEYTDVGLVDGEPFVYYDSNIRKYIPKTEWIKKITDDDPDYWSSGTQNQNYAQKIYKDDVITLMRRFNQTEGVHTLQRMYGCELHDGTVRGYEQLAYDGEDFISLDLEHVTWTAVKPQALITKNKLNTAGAAPFEKLYLENICIKWLQKYVTYGRQTLERKARPEVSVFHKHSSTDVVCHATGFYPEEVMITWQRDGEVMHENVELRETLPNQDGSFQKRSILRVSPEDLQKHNYTCVVQHSSLDKEIVKIILRDGLSAALRIGFLAAVLVFVAFVGFLIWKIKSDFKQVPQNMSPSEEKTRQEILLSSELRESPDNIVNSTGLPVMCFFRTYTPICPCYSLCFFSVYKTKLLKLLHLY; translated from the exons atgGTTCACTGCTCTTTAATCAGTGTTCTGCTCTGGAAttcattttctcttcatctGTCTTATGGAG tcgcacacacactgcagtacaTTCACACTGCAGTCACACCAGGAATAAATTTACCAGAATACACTGATGTTGGTCTGGTTGATGGAGAGCCATTTGTGTACTATGACAGTAACATAAGGAAATACATCCCAAAAACTGAGTGGATAAAGAAGATCACTGATGATGATCCAGACTACTGGAGCAGTGGGACACAGAATCAGAATTATGCACAGAAGATCTACAAAGATGATGTGATTACACTAATGAGGCGCTTTAATCAGACTGAAG gggttcacacactacagaggaTGTATGGATGTGAGCTCCATGATGGGACTGTTAGAGGTTATGAGCAGTTAGCTTATGATGGAGAAGATTTCATTAGTCTGGATCTAGAACATGTCACCTGGACTGCAGTTAAACCTCAGGCTCTTATCAccaaaaataaactgaatactGCAGGAGCTGCTCCTTTTGAAAAATTATATCTGGAGAACATCTGTATTAAGTGGTTACAGAAGTATGTGACCTATGGCAGACAGACTCTGGAGAGGAAAG CTCGTCCTGAGGTATCCGTCTTCCACAAACACTCGTCTACAGATGTGGTGTGTCATGCTACAGGTTTCTACCCTGAAGAAGTAATGATCACCTGGCAGAGGGATGGAGAGGTCATGCATGAGAATGTGGAGCTCAGAGAGACGTTACCAAACCAGGATggaagcttccagaagagaagcATACTGAGAGTCTCACCTGAGGATCTGCAGAAACACAACTACACCTGTGTGGTTCAGCACAGCAGCCTGGACAAGGAGATAGTGAAGATCATCCTGAGAG ATGGATTATCTGCTGCACTGCGTATTGGTTTTCTTGCTGCAGTCTTGGTATTTGTTGCTTTTGTTGGATTTCTCATCTGGAAGATAAAATCTG ACTTCAAACAAGTTCCACAAAACATGAGCC CCTCTGAAGAAAAAACACGACAAGAAATCTTACTATCTTCTGAACTGAGAGA GAGTCCAGACAACATAGTGAACTCTACAGGGCTACCAGTAATGTGCTTTTTTAGGACATATACACCAATCTGCCCATGTTACTCTCTGTGTTTCTTCTCAGTTTATAAAACAAAGCTTCtgaaacttttacatttatattga